The proteins below come from a single Bombyx mori chromosome 19, ASM3026992v2 genomic window:
- the CPR52 gene encoding cuticular protein RR-1 motif 52, whose protein sequence is MNYLIIFALAAVAADRLDKDLYLPPHAGSSGGASAGLQGPRNSAGSHQALTGSQSGQPAEILRYDNEINEDGYHYAFETSDGTKAEQEGQVVPGAKPEEGSINVKGSFSYVGDDGQTYSVSYTADENGFRPEGAHLPTAPPIPEEILKSLQLTDTKRDQYSSQKSSYDADAGY, encoded by the exons ATGAATTAC CTGATAATCTTCGCTTTAGCGGCGGTGGCAGCTGATCGACTCGACAAAGACCTGTACCTTCCCCCCCACGCTGGGTCTTCAGGAGGAGCCAGCGCAGGACTCCAAGGCCCACGAAACTCTGCTGGTAGTCACCAGGCTCTCACTGGAAGCCAATCTGGCCAGCCGGCTGAAATCTTGAGATATGACAATGAGATTAATGAAGATGGATACCATTACGCTTTTGAGACCAGCGATGGAACGAAAGCTGAGCAGGAAG GTCAGGTTGTGCCCGGAGCTAAACCAGAGGAAGGTTCTATAAACGTGAAAGGCTCTTTCTCCTACGTCGGTGATGATGGACAAACTTACTCAGTGTCTTATACCGCTGATGAGAACGGCTTCAGGCCTGAGGGAGCTCATCTGCCGACCGCGCCCCCGATACCAGAGGAAATCTTGAAGAGTTTACAGCTTACAGACACGAAGAGAG atCAGTACAGCAGCCAAAAGAGCAGTTACGACGCTGACGCCGGATACTAA